The following coding sequences lie in one Streptomyces albofaciens JCM 4342 genomic window:
- a CDS encoding DUF3039 domain-containing protein: MSTLEPERGAGTGTLVEPTPQTSHGDGDHERYAHYVQKDKIMASALDGTPVVALCGKVWVPGRDPKKYPVCPMCKEIYESMGAGGDKDKGGKDGGKK, encoded by the coding sequence ATGAGCACTCTTGAGCCCGAGCGCGGGGCAGGTACGGGGACCCTCGTAGAGCCGACGCCGCAGACGTCGCACGGCGACGGCGACCACGAGCGCTACGCCCACTACGTCCAGAAGGACAAGATCATGGCGAGCGCGCTCGACGGCACCCCCGTCGTCGCCCTCTGCGGCAAGGTCTGGGTCCCGGGCCGTGACCCGAAGAAGTACCCGGTCTGCCCCATGTGCAAGGAGATCTACGAGTCCATGGGCGCCGGTGGCGACAAGGACAAGGGCGGCAAGGACGGCGGCAAGAAGTAG
- a CDS encoding helix-turn-helix domain-containing protein produces the protein MGLANRRRALGHSQETLAELLGVDRTTVCRWESGRIAPQPPQRRGLAIALEIGLSELDGLLASAQAAAQEITGPPRSGSPPNTGDADEMIRREFLRILTVSGALSALPVDEADALTEAAHRGTAGNFARMNGHLWQVYQMARSKGSVYPVVRDRLAALTQALAGDRGGARQLLNAAADLFQLAGEVAFDGDRYSDAVTSYALAASVGKDAGSYDLWACALVRHAYVEMSEQRYRQAAQLLTAAEKLAVRGDSGLSTRHWVASVQAEAYAGLGDLDACERAMGRAETVRDLTGDSANGGWLRFDGTRLEEERGACYVQLGRLDRAEEALQGALGQTALASGQSYRRRGAALTGLAVIAAKRRNAEQVVAYGREALDLARASSSGYVARRLRVLCDEFGPSHRDHRVAELGAEIARLSTP, from the coding sequence ATGGGACTCGCAAACCGGCGCAGGGCCCTGGGCCATAGCCAGGAGACATTGGCTGAACTGCTCGGCGTGGACCGCACGACGGTCTGCCGCTGGGAAAGCGGCAGGATCGCCCCGCAACCACCCCAGCGACGAGGCTTGGCGATCGCCCTTGAGATCGGTCTCTCGGAGCTGGACGGCCTTCTGGCATCGGCACAAGCGGCAGCACAGGAAATCACCGGGCCTCCTCGGTCCGGTTCCCCTCCGAACACGGGAGATGCCGACGAAATGATCCGCCGCGAATTCCTTCGCATACTGACCGTCAGCGGGGCCTTGTCCGCTCTGCCGGTCGATGAGGCAGACGCCCTCACGGAAGCTGCCCACCGGGGAACGGCCGGCAATTTCGCCAGAATGAACGGCCACCTGTGGCAGGTCTACCAAATGGCCCGGTCCAAAGGTTCGGTGTACCCCGTCGTTCGCGACCGGCTGGCAGCACTGACGCAGGCTCTCGCGGGAGATCGTGGTGGCGCTCGTCAACTGCTGAACGCAGCTGCCGACCTCTTTCAACTGGCCGGTGAAGTGGCGTTCGACGGTGACCGATACTCCGACGCCGTCACCTCGTATGCGCTCGCAGCGTCGGTCGGCAAAGACGCGGGATCGTATGACCTGTGGGCCTGCGCCCTCGTACGCCACGCGTACGTGGAGATGTCCGAACAGCGCTATCGCCAAGCGGCACAGTTGCTCACCGCGGCCGAAAAGCTCGCGGTAAGGGGCGACAGCGGCCTCTCCACCCGTCACTGGGTCGCGTCGGTCCAGGCCGAGGCGTACGCCGGTCTCGGTGATCTGGACGCGTGCGAACGTGCGATGGGCCGGGCCGAGACCGTCCGTGACCTCACCGGGGACAGCGCCAACGGTGGATGGCTTCGGTTCGACGGTACGCGCCTGGAGGAAGAGCGAGGGGCGTGCTACGTCCAGCTCGGCCGCCTCGACCGCGCGGAGGAGGCTCTGCAGGGCGCGCTGGGGCAGACAGCTCTGGCTTCCGGACAGTCGTACCGGCGCAGAGGCGCAGCGCTGACCGGACTGGCGGTCATCGCCGCGAAGCGCCGGAACGCGGAACAGGTCGTCGCGTACGGCCGCGAAGCCCTCGATCTGGCGCGAGCCTCATCATCCGGCTACGTCGCCCGTAGACTCCGAGTCCTGTGTGACGAATTCGGCCCCTCGCACCGCGATCACCGCGTAGCGGAGCTGGGGGCGGAGATCGCCAGGCTGAGCACACCGTGA
- a CDS encoding SSI family serine proteinase inhibitor yields MRARPVRTALLTAAALGLLPLAAIPAAAHAQPQTGGRQHIAVHEGTDPSGPLLAAAHLYCFPAGGDHPDPAGACLKLAMANGDYTRVPAEHRACPRIYQPVTVVAHGTWRGKTTYYQRTYPNQCVANAESGDIFNLTPWRD; encoded by the coding sequence ATGCGCGCCAGACCCGTACGCACCGCCCTGCTGACCGCCGCCGCCCTGGGGCTGCTGCCCCTCGCGGCCATCCCCGCCGCCGCGCACGCCCAGCCGCAGACCGGCGGCCGCCAGCACATCGCCGTCCACGAGGGCACCGACCCCTCCGGGCCCCTCCTCGCCGCCGCCCACCTGTACTGCTTCCCGGCCGGCGGCGACCATCCGGACCCGGCGGGGGCCTGCCTCAAGCTGGCCATGGCCAACGGCGACTACACCCGCGTCCCGGCGGAGCACCGCGCCTGTCCGCGGATCTACCAGCCGGTCACGGTCGTCGCCCACGGCACGTGGCGCGGCAAGACGACCTACTACCAGCGCACCTATCCGAACCAGTGCGTCGCCAACGCCGAGAGCGGCGACATCTTCAACCTCACCCCCTGGCGCGACTGA
- a CDS encoding MFS transporter encodes MRKVWLLALGAFALGLDAYVMAGLLPVVAGDLRTSVSLVGQMVTVFTLAYAIAAPLVAGLMAGVRPRTVIVVALAVFTVGNAATALAPSLGALLAARVVAGAGAGVYAALSTAAASALVPGERRGRALALVMGGMSTGTVLGVPVGVLLAGHAGWRSTMWLVTGLGAVALVGLAGLLPPVPADPPVAARARLAAVADREVAPIVGVSFLAAVASLGLYTYLAPVLASAGGVGEVGPYLWAWGIGGVAGSVAAGPLVDRTGKAAALVGGVLVTVAVAQVLLPVLASAALPGAAAALVLWGAAGWALQVPQQHRLLALRDDRGTVALALNNSALYLGSAVGSALGGLALAAGAEGYMLPWAAGGVAGLGLVLHLWAGRRSRHAARVGTLGGYEHS; translated from the coding sequence ATGCGCAAGGTCTGGTTGCTGGCTCTGGGGGCGTTCGCCCTCGGGCTGGACGCGTATGTGATGGCGGGGCTGTTGCCCGTGGTCGCGGGTGATCTCCGGACGTCCGTGTCGCTCGTGGGACAGATGGTGACGGTCTTCACCTTGGCGTATGCGATTGCCGCGCCGCTGGTCGCGGGGCTGATGGCGGGGGTGCGGCCGCGGACGGTCATCGTGGTGGCGCTGGCCGTCTTCACGGTGGGGAACGCGGCCACCGCCCTCGCCCCCTCGCTGGGGGCGCTGCTCGCCGCCCGGGTCGTCGCGGGGGCCGGGGCAGGGGTCTACGCGGCGCTGTCCACGGCTGCCGCGTCGGCGCTGGTGCCGGGGGAGCGGCGCGGGCGGGCGCTGGCGCTGGTCATGGGCGGGATGAGTACGGGGACCGTGCTGGGTGTGCCGGTGGGGGTGCTGCTCGCCGGGCACGCGGGATGGCGGTCGACGATGTGGCTGGTCACGGGGTTGGGGGCGGTCGCCCTGGTGGGGCTGGCCGGGCTGCTGCCGCCGGTGCCGGCCGATCCGCCGGTGGCGGCGCGGGCCCGGCTGGCCGCCGTCGCGGACCGGGAGGTGGCGCCGATCGTGGGCGTCTCGTTTCTGGCGGCGGTGGCGAGCCTGGGGCTCTATACGTACCTGGCGCCGGTGCTGGCCTCCGCGGGCGGCGTCGGGGAGGTCGGTCCGTACTTGTGGGCCTGGGGGATCGGCGGGGTGGCGGGAAGCGTGGCCGCCGGGCCGCTGGTGGACCGTACGGGGAAGGCCGCGGCCCTGGTCGGCGGGGTGCTGGTGACGGTCGCCGTGGCCCAGGTGCTGCTGCCGGTGCTGGCCTCCGCCGCGCTGCCGGGCGCGGCCGCGGCCCTGGTGCTCTGGGGCGCGGCGGGCTGGGCGCTCCAGGTGCCGCAGCAGCACCGGCTGCTCGCCCTGCGTGACGACCGCGGCACGGTCGCCCTCGCCCTGAACAATTCGGCCCTCTACCTGGGCAGCGCGGTCGGCTCGGCGCTGGGCGGGCTGGCCCTCGCGGCGGGGGCCGAGGGGTACATGCTGCCGTGGGCGGCGGGTGGTGTCGCGGGCCTCGGACTCGTGCTCCACCTGTGGGCGGGCCGCCGCTCCCGGCACGCCGCGCGCGTCGGTACCCTTGGCGGTTATGAGCACTCTTGA